A genomic window from Streptomyces mirabilis includes:
- a CDS encoding SUKH-4 family immunity protein gives MKDGKEFKVSAYHLYAPPSVSSVRDVHAREFLQDVGLPVDHLLFASAEPETRIVESDGIKRNLLKIGEGGDYEEFCVDIESGEIVSLSTSDSSIWHVNDSPVMFQRCLEEFMARFPYGGEGLDLAEREALADELGRALIGIDATALRDDPGFWCGLLGDVAIGDYSEE, from the coding sequence GTGAAGGATGGGAAGGAGTTCAAAGTGTCGGCTTACCACCTGTATGCTCCGCCAAGCGTCTCGTCCGTGCGTGACGTACACGCGCGAGAGTTTCTCCAGGACGTCGGCCTGCCCGTAGACCATCTCCTCTTTGCCTCTGCGGAACCGGAAACTCGAATTGTCGAGAGTGATGGCATCAAGCGGAATCTTCTCAAGATCGGGGAAGGTGGAGACTATGAAGAATTCTGCGTCGATATTGAATCGGGTGAGATTGTATCTCTCAGTACGTCGGATTCGAGCATCTGGCACGTAAACGATTCCCCGGTCATGTTTCAGAGATGCCTCGAAGAGTTTATGGCTCGCTTTCCGTACGGGGGTGAGGGTCTCGATCTCGCTGAGAGGGAGGCCCTGGCGGATGAATTGGGGAGAGCTCTGATCGGGATTGACGCTACGGCACTCAGAGATGATCCCGGGTTCTGGTGTGGCCTTCTTGGGGATGTTGCTATTGGCGATTATTCCGAAGAGTGA